Proteins encoded within one genomic window of Nonomuraea gerenzanensis:
- a CDS encoding class I SAM-dependent methyltransferase produces MLTHEAAQAWIARWDRQQEGYLPDREARFTALIDAVQALGRPDPVVVDLGSGPGSLSARLLERLPGATVIPVDADPLLLGLGRAAYPELPFVSADLRTSGWTGLLGLDGRQVDAAVSTTALHWISGPELKGVYAELATVLRPGGLLLNGDHMDTEDTTPALSRLEHEVHRLETERVFGANPPEDWRAWWDAVEADPDLAELNAARTTAGAAHRGSESHLLSHHVTALREAGFTEIGTLWQRGNNRLLCAVRG; encoded by the coding sequence ATGCTCACTCACGAGGCCGCGCAGGCGTGGATCGCGCGCTGGGACCGCCAGCAGGAGGGTTACCTGCCCGATCGGGAGGCCAGATTCACGGCGCTGATCGACGCGGTGCAGGCGCTGGGGCGGCCCGACCCCGTGGTGGTCGATCTCGGCAGCGGCCCCGGGTCGTTGTCCGCCCGGCTGCTGGAGCGGCTGCCCGGAGCGACGGTGATCCCGGTGGACGCCGACCCGCTGCTGCTCGGGCTGGGGCGGGCGGCCTACCCGGAGCTGCCGTTCGTCTCGGCGGATCTGCGTACGAGCGGATGGACCGGCCTGCTCGGCCTGGACGGCAGGCAGGTGGACGCCGCGGTCAGCACCACGGCGCTGCACTGGATCTCGGGCCCCGAGCTGAAGGGCGTGTACGCCGAGCTGGCCACCGTGCTGCGCCCGGGCGGGCTGCTGCTCAACGGCGACCACATGGACACCGAGGACACCACGCCCGCCCTGTCGCGGCTGGAGCACGAGGTGCACCGGCTGGAGACCGAGCGGGTGTTCGGCGCGAACCCGCCGGAGGACTGGCGGGCCTGGTGGGACGCGGTCGAGGCCGACCCCGACCTCGCCGAGCTGAACGCGGCCCGCACGACGGCCGGCGCCGCCCACCGCGGCTCGGAGTCGCACCTGCTCTCGCACCACGTGACGGCGCTGCGCGAGGCCGGCTTCACCGAGATCGGCACGCTCTGGCAGCGGGGCAACAACCGCCTGCTGTGCGCCGTACGGGGCTGA
- a CDS encoding glycosyltransferase family 2 protein — protein MTTRGDGEVVAMQEAGADDDGLDVSVVIPVHNCRAFLDRCLTSALVQRVKKELVVVDDGSTDGSGELLDLYAAYHPGSVKVVHIEASGGAGRPRNVGIEHASGRYVFFCDADDYLGPEALERMVAVADRNDTDIVLGKIVGHGRRAPASMFARGADRVELGDSNVYNSLSCFKLFRRELLVRHRIRFGEGMLVGEDILFTVHAYCHARAISVVADHDCYHLVSRPDGSSIMQQPGSRDPLAWLAMIREPIRLMARHVEPGPLRDHLLRRHFRLDVFTQLGAVFLESDDVRRKDIAREVAALCEEWYTPGVHERLNTIDRQRAGALDDLDRLVRLARIESATVRRRLTGLRWEGEHLVVTGAARLDGITRDDGLAVVLRSRHDPARELVVQAEQQGGEFTARVDVGALDSGIWDLRVAVEIEGVIRLGRLGADRDSGIGRPQPRLIGGVVALPYFTRDNGNLSIDMGGHVVAVPGMVRLIRMRWALGHRLLMDGEVTVVGTTPATSAVKQLVWRERRSGRERAEPVMALPGGGFAARPAVGKLAAGTWDAYLELDLGGPPARFRIETDTVAGPRRWWGTTLLRSVRPYATSGKGRLSAVVRRLTAESLVKRILR, from the coding sequence ATGACAACGCGAGGTGACGGTGAAGTGGTGGCCATGCAGGAGGCAGGAGCCGATGACGACGGGCTAGACGTGAGCGTGGTCATCCCCGTTCACAACTGCCGGGCCTTCCTCGACCGGTGCCTCACCTCGGCGCTCGTCCAGCGGGTGAAGAAGGAGCTCGTCGTCGTGGACGACGGCTCCACCGACGGCAGCGGAGAGCTCCTCGACCTCTACGCCGCCTACCACCCGGGCAGCGTCAAGGTGGTGCACATCGAGGCCAGCGGCGGCGCCGGGCGGCCCCGCAACGTCGGCATCGAGCACGCCAGCGGGCGCTACGTCTTCTTCTGCGACGCCGACGACTACCTCGGCCCCGAGGCGCTCGAACGCATGGTCGCGGTGGCCGACCGCAACGACACCGACATCGTCCTCGGCAAGATCGTGGGCCACGGCAGGCGGGCGCCCGCGTCGATGTTCGCGCGCGGGGCCGACCGGGTGGAGCTCGGCGACAGCAACGTCTACAACAGCCTGAGCTGCTTCAAGCTGTTCAGGCGGGAGCTGCTGGTCCGCCATCGCATCCGGTTCGGCGAGGGCATGCTGGTGGGGGAGGACATCCTGTTCACCGTGCACGCCTACTGCCACGCCAGGGCGATCTCGGTGGTGGCCGACCACGACTGCTACCACCTCGTCTCCCGGCCCGACGGCAGCAGCATCATGCAGCAGCCCGGCAGCAGGGACCCGCTGGCCTGGCTGGCCATGATCCGCGAGCCCATCCGGCTGATGGCCCGGCACGTCGAGCCCGGCCCGCTGCGCGACCACCTGCTGCGCAGGCACTTCAGGCTCGACGTGTTCACCCAGCTCGGGGCGGTGTTCCTGGAGAGCGACGACGTGCGGCGCAAGGACATCGCGCGGGAGGTCGCCGCCCTGTGCGAGGAGTGGTACACCCCAGGCGTGCACGAGCGGCTCAACACCATCGACAGGCAGCGGGCCGGCGCCCTGGACGACCTCGACCGCCTCGTGCGCCTGGCCCGCATCGAGAGCGCCACCGTGCGGCGCCGGCTGACCGGGCTGCGCTGGGAGGGCGAGCACCTGGTGGTGACCGGCGCCGCCAGGCTCGACGGCATCACCAGGGACGACGGCCTGGCCGTGGTGCTGCGCTCCAGGCACGACCCGGCCAGGGAGCTGGTGGTGCAGGCGGAGCAGCAGGGCGGCGAGTTCACCGCCAGGGTGGACGTCGGCGCGCTCGACTCCGGCATCTGGGACCTGCGCGTCGCGGTCGAGATCGAGGGCGTGATCCGGCTCGGCAGGCTCGGCGCCGACCGCGACAGCGGCATCGGCAGGCCGCAGCCCCGGCTGATCGGCGGCGTCGTGGCGCTGCCCTACTTCACCAGGGACAACGGGAATCTGAGCATCGACATGGGCGGCCACGTGGTCGCGGTGCCCGGCATGGTGCGGCTGATCAGGATGCGCTGGGCGCTCGGGCACCGGCTGCTGATGGACGGCGAGGTCACCGTGGTGGGCACCACCCCGGCGACCTCGGCGGTCAAGCAGCTCGTGTGGCGCGAGCGGCGCAGCGGGCGCGAGCGCGCCGAGCCCGTGATGGCGCTGCCCGGTGGCGGCTTCGCGGCCAGGCCCGCCGTGGGCAAGCTGGCGGCCGGCACCTGGGACGCCTACCTGGAGCTGGATCTGGGCGGGCCGCCCGCGCGGTTCAGGATCGAGACGGACACGGTGGCGGGGCCGCGCCGCTGGTGGGGGACCACGTTGCTGAGGAGCGTGCGGCCGTACGCGACCTCGGGCAAGGGGCGGCTGAGCGCGGTGGTGCGGCGGCTGACGGCGGAGAGCCTGGTCAAAAGAATTCTGCGGTAA
- a CDS encoding CGNR zinc finger domain-containing protein: MDYNSHTDLVVRVAVSLVNELTPGERRGRPFPMPAGAGAAATAGLRAVYPSYREVTEAEGAELAQVAARLRAVFTAVAAGAIDSAATQVNALLEETHARPMLERHDGEPWHLHFHGRGGTMSGDWAASCATGLAIVLGSEFHDRLGVCTAPHCDRVYVDVSRNGTRRFCSTACQSRVKTAAFRARTRSE, translated from the coding sequence TTGGACTACAACAGTCACACGGATCTGGTGGTCAGGGTGGCGGTGTCACTCGTCAACGAGCTGACCCCGGGCGAGCGGCGCGGGCGGCCCTTCCCGATGCCGGCCGGCGCGGGCGCCGCCGCCACCGCGGGCCTGCGCGCCGTCTACCCCTCCTACCGCGAGGTCACCGAGGCGGAGGGCGCCGAGCTGGCGCAGGTCGCCGCCCGGCTGCGCGCGGTCTTCACCGCGGTCGCGGCCGGCGCCATCGACAGCGCGGCGACGCAGGTGAACGCGCTGCTGGAGGAGACGCACGCCAGGCCGATGCTCGAACGGCACGACGGCGAGCCCTGGCACCTGCACTTCCACGGCCGGGGCGGCACGATGTCCGGCGACTGGGCGGCGAGCTGCGCCACGGGGCTGGCGATCGTGCTGGGCAGCGAGTTCCACGACCGCCTGGGGGTGTGCACGGCGCCGCACTGCGACCGCGTCTACGTGGACGTCTCGCGCAACGGCACCCGCCGGTTCTGCTCCACGGCCTGCCAGAGCCGGGTCAAGACGGCCGCCTTCAGGGCGCGGACGAGGTCGGAGTGA
- a CDS encoding flavodoxin family protein produces the protein MSRLLIVHQTTSPTLRELFEAVRQGATTDEVEGVEVVTRAALRATATDVFEADGVILGTPVNIGYMSGALKHFFDTVYYPCLEETQRLPYGLYVHGNNDTTGAVRAVESIAAGIGWERVTRPVTVTGAPGKEDLAACWELGATLAATISPA, from the coding sequence GTGTCGCGCCTGCTGATCGTGCACCAGACCACCTCGCCGACGCTGCGGGAGCTCTTCGAGGCGGTACGCCAGGGCGCCACCACCGACGAGGTCGAGGGGGTGGAGGTGGTCACCAGGGCGGCCCTGCGGGCCACCGCGACCGACGTCTTCGAGGCCGATGGCGTCATCCTCGGCACTCCGGTGAACATCGGCTACATGAGCGGTGCGCTCAAGCACTTCTTCGACACCGTCTACTATCCGTGCCTGGAGGAGACGCAGCGGCTGCCGTACGGGCTGTACGTGCACGGCAACAACGACACGACCGGTGCCGTCCGGGCGGTGGAGTCGATCGCCGCGGGGATCGGGTGGGAGCGGGTCACCCGGCCGGTGACAGTGACGGGCGCGCCGGGCAAGGAGGACCTCGCGGCCTGCTGGGAACTGGGCGCCACCCTCGCCGCCACCATCAGCCCCGCATGA
- a CDS encoding ClpX C4-type zinc finger protein produces MPDWKENLHCSFCHKKSTDVNKLIAGPGVHICDECVGLCGEILEQERLAASTEPRLPAWESMSEEQILDHLPKIAAVQAQVDDNLRDWVAHVRSRDVSWERIGAALGMTRQSAWERFRSET; encoded by the coding sequence ATGCCTGACTGGAAAGAGAACCTCCATTGCTCCTTCTGTCATAAGAAGAGCACAGACGTGAACAAGCTCATTGCCGGGCCGGGCGTACACATTTGTGACGAATGTGTAGGGCTGTGCGGCGAAATCCTGGAACAGGAGCGACTTGCCGCTTCCACCGAGCCCCGGCTGCCCGCCTGGGAATCGATGTCAGAAGAGCAAATACTCGACCATCTCCCGAAAATCGCCGCCGTACAGGCACAGGTGGACGACAATCTGCGCGACTGGGTGGCACACGTCCGCTCCCGGGACGTGAGCTGGGAGCGCATCGGCGCCGCCCTCGGCATGACCCGGCAGTCCGCGTGGGAACGTTTCAGAAGCGAAACCTGA
- a CDS encoding energy-coupling factor ABC transporter permease, protein MHVPDGFFNAATSVSAGVVAAAGVAVCLRGARRELDDRTAPMAGLVAAFIFAVQMLNFPVAAGTSGHLLGGALAAILVGPYTGVLCMTVVLLVQGVFFADGGLTALGVNVTIMGIVTVLAGWGVFRLVTALARGKVVVAAFLAALISVPASALVFTLLFWIGGTAPIEVGTVAVAMGGVHLLIGIGEALITAVTVGAVLAVRPDLVYGARGLAKPLELRGAGGTTTTVAGREPVTERRPLKPFLLGGVGLTLVLAGVVSFFASSSPDGLEAVAENKGFLDQAADHLFGGWALADYGEVGGIPVGVAGVLGVGLVLLIAGAVAFAARGRHRTADTGRTTDETRV, encoded by the coding sequence GTGCACGTACCCGATGGCTTCTTCAACGCAGCGACATCCGTCTCGGCCGGGGTCGTCGCGGCCGCCGGCGTCGCCGTCTGCCTGCGAGGGGCACGGCGTGAGCTCGACGACCGCACCGCGCCCATGGCCGGGCTCGTGGCGGCGTTCATCTTCGCCGTGCAGATGCTCAACTTCCCCGTCGCCGCCGGCACCAGCGGCCACCTGCTGGGCGGCGCGCTGGCCGCGATACTCGTCGGCCCCTACACAGGCGTGCTGTGCATGACCGTGGTGCTGCTGGTGCAGGGCGTCTTCTTCGCCGACGGCGGGCTGACGGCGCTCGGCGTCAACGTCACGATCATGGGCATCGTCACGGTGCTCGCCGGCTGGGGCGTCTTCCGGCTGGTCACCGCGCTGGCCAGGGGGAAGGTCGTGGTGGCGGCGTTCCTGGCCGCGCTGATCTCGGTGCCGGCCTCCGCGCTGGTGTTCACGCTGCTGTTCTGGATCGGCGGCACCGCCCCGATCGAGGTCGGCACGGTGGCCGTCGCGATGGGCGGCGTGCACCTGCTGATCGGCATCGGTGAGGCCCTGATCACGGCGGTGACGGTCGGCGCGGTCCTGGCCGTCCGCCCCGACCTCGTGTACGGCGCCCGCGGCCTGGCCAAGCCGCTGGAGCTGCGCGGTGCGGGCGGCACGACGACCACGGTGGCCGGGAGGGAGCCGGTCACCGAGCGGCGCCCGCTCAAGCCGTTCCTGCTCGGCGGCGTCGGCCTGACGCTGGTGCTGGCCGGGGTCGTCTCCTTCTTCGCCTCCTCCTCGCCCGACGGGCTGGAGGCCGTGGCCGAGAACAAGGGCTTCCTGGACCAGGCGGCCGACCACCTGTTCGGCGGATGGGCGCTGGCCGACTACGGTGAGGTGGGCGGGATCCCCGTCGGCGTGGCCGGGGTCCTCGGCGTCGGGCTGGTGCTGCTCATCGCCGGGGCGGTGGCCTTCGCCGCGCGCGGCCGGCACCGGACCGCCGACACGGGCAGGACCACGGACGAGACCAGGGTGTGA
- a CDS encoding energy-coupling factor ABC transporter ATP-binding protein: MVNSLEVRQLAYAYPDGTQALFGVDLTIGRGERVALLGPNGAGKTTLVMHLNGILTAGHGSVTVAGTPVGKGTLKEVRQRVGLVFQDPDDQLFMPTVRDDVAFGPANAGLRGAELDRVVTGALERVGMLEAADRPPHHLSFGQRRRVAVATVLAMAPEILVLDEPSSNLDPAARRELAEILRSLDVTVLMVTHDLPYALELCERSLILSGGVIAADGPTRELLADTDLLARHRLELPYGFAIPAI, translated from the coding sequence GTGGTGAACTCTCTCGAAGTCCGGCAGCTCGCCTACGCCTATCCGGACGGCACGCAGGCCCTGTTCGGGGTGGACCTGACGATCGGCCGCGGCGAGCGCGTGGCCCTGCTCGGCCCGAACGGCGCGGGCAAGACCACCCTGGTGATGCATCTCAACGGCATTCTGACCGCCGGGCACGGGAGTGTCACCGTGGCAGGCACGCCGGTCGGCAAGGGCACGCTGAAGGAGGTCAGGCAGCGCGTCGGCCTGGTCTTCCAGGACCCCGACGACCAGCTCTTCATGCCCACGGTCCGCGACGACGTGGCGTTCGGCCCGGCCAACGCGGGCCTGCGCGGCGCGGAGCTGGACCGGGTGGTCACCGGCGCGCTGGAGCGGGTGGGCATGCTGGAGGCCGCCGACCGGCCGCCGCACCACCTGTCGTTCGGCCAGCGGCGCCGGGTGGCGGTGGCGACGGTGCTGGCCATGGCGCCGGAGATCCTGGTGCTCGACGAGCCGTCGTCCAACCTCGACCCTGCCGCCCGCCGGGAGCTGGCCGAGATCCTGCGCTCCCTCGACGTGACGGTGCTCATGGTCACGCACGATCTGCCGTACGCGCTGGAACTGTGCGAGCGCTCGCTGATCCTGTCCGGCGGCGTGATCGCCGCCGACGGGCCCACCCGCGAGCTGCTCGCCGACACCGATCTGCTGGCCCGGCATCGCCTGGAGCTCCCGTACGGGTTCGCGATTCCCGCCATCTGA
- a CDS encoding FAD-dependent oxidoreductase has product MQTVDVLVVGAGLAGLCTARLLAGRDLNVLVVDRRRSLSAGIRTTGIFVRRTLDDFDLPGHLLGPGIRDVLLYPPSRRSPVRLTSDRDEFRVADMAAVYEHARRAAEAAGARVLLGARYAGMSRGTVRFADAEPVAARFVVGADGARSRVARDLGLDVNRRFLVGAEVVHPMVAGGTAPAFHCVLDPRVAPGYLGWVVDDGRHAHVGVAGYPDAMRGGVRRSLETFVADAPGCPVPAGPVERRGGPIPVGGVLRRLACPAGLLVGDAAGAVSPLTAGGLDPCLRMAELAAEVAAAYLRTGDQGVLRRYDGGALRSRFRGRLLLRRGFAGLRSPAVVEAAFAGLRSGAGRAAAARILFGDGSFPDVRPRPVGRAGLMRG; this is encoded by the coding sequence ATGCAGACAGTGGATGTGCTGGTCGTAGGGGCGGGCCTGGCGGGGCTGTGCACCGCCCGCCTGCTCGCCGGGCGGGACCTGAACGTGCTGGTGGTCGATCGCCGCAGGTCGTTGTCGGCGGGCATCCGTACGACGGGCATCTTCGTGCGCCGCACCCTCGACGACTTCGACCTGCCCGGTCACCTGCTCGGGCCCGGCATCCGGGACGTGCTGCTGTACCCGCCGTCGCGGCGATCGCCGGTCCGGCTCACCAGCGACCGGGACGAGTTCCGGGTGGCCGACATGGCCGCCGTGTACGAGCACGCGCGGCGTGCGGCGGAGGCGGCCGGGGCGCGGGTGCTGCTGGGGGCGCGGTACGCGGGGATGTCGAGGGGGACGGTACGGTTCGCGGACGCGGAGCCGGTGGCGGCCCGGTTCGTGGTGGGCGCGGACGGTGCCCGATCACGGGTGGCTCGCGATCTCGGGCTCGACGTCAACCGGCGGTTCCTGGTCGGTGCCGAGGTGGTGCATCCGATGGTGGCTGGCGGGACGGCTCCGGCGTTCCACTGTGTGCTGGATCCGCGGGTCGCGCCCGGGTATCTGGGGTGGGTGGTCGATGACGGCCGGCATGCGCACGTAGGGGTGGCGGGGTATCCGGATGCGATGCGCGGGGGTGTGCGGCGCTCGCTGGAGACGTTCGTGGCGGACGCGCCTGGATGTCCGGTGCCGGCTGGGCCGGTCGAGCGGCGGGGTGGGCCCATTCCGGTCGGTGGGGTGTTGCGGCGGCTGGCGTGTCCGGCCGGGCTGCTCGTGGGGGATGCGGCGGGGGCGGTGTCGCCGCTGACGGCCGGTGGGTTGGATCCGTGCCTGCGGATGGCTGAGCTGGCGGCGGAGGTGGCTGCCGCCTACTTGCGGACGGGGGATCAGGGGGTGCTGAGGCGGTACGACGGGGGTGCGCTGCGGAGCCGGTTCCGGGGGAGGTTGTTGTTGCGGCGTGGGTTCGCGGGGTTGCGGTCGCCGGCTGTGGTGGAGGCTGCGTTCGCCGGGTTGAGGAGCGGGGCAGGGAGGGCGGCGGCGGCGCGGATCCTGTTCGGCGACGGCTCGTTCCCCGACGTGCGGCCGCGGCCCGTGGGTCGGGCGGGGCTCATGCGGGGGTGA
- the cbiQ gene encoding cobalt ECF transporter T component CbiQ, producing MSAGHHHRLYLPGDSVVHRLPAQCKLLAVLAFALVVVATPRERFWAFAAYAVLLGCVAVAARVPVTYVLRRMAIEVPFVLFAFLIPVVGLGERTEVLGLSLSVPGLWAAWNILAKASLGVVASILLAATTQPRAILLGAQRLRLPSLLVQIAMFMLRYMDVIVDEMRRMRVARESRGFEARNLRHVPVIARSAGALFIRSYERGERVHLAMLSRGYTGRLPVVQELPASAAHWGTALALPALALAVWGLTW from the coding sequence GTGAGCGCTGGGCACCATCACCGGCTCTACCTGCCGGGCGACTCGGTCGTGCACCGGTTGCCCGCGCAGTGCAAGCTGCTGGCGGTGCTCGCCTTCGCGCTCGTGGTGGTGGCGACGCCGCGCGAGCGTTTCTGGGCGTTCGCCGCCTACGCCGTCCTGCTGGGCTGCGTGGCGGTGGCGGCCAGGGTGCCCGTGACCTACGTGCTGCGGCGCATGGCGATCGAGGTGCCGTTCGTGCTGTTCGCCTTCCTCATCCCGGTCGTCGGGCTGGGGGAGCGGACCGAGGTGCTGGGGCTCTCGCTGAGCGTGCCCGGCCTCTGGGCGGCCTGGAACATCCTGGCCAAGGCCTCGCTCGGCGTGGTGGCGTCCATCCTGCTGGCGGCCACCACGCAGCCGCGCGCCATCCTCCTGGGGGCGCAGCGGCTGCGGCTGCCGAGCCTGCTGGTGCAGATCGCCATGTTCATGCTCAGGTACATGGACGTGATCGTGGACGAGATGCGGCGGATGCGGGTGGCCAGGGAGTCGCGCGGGTTCGAGGCCCGCAACCTCCGGCACGTCCCGGTGATCGCGCGCTCGGCGGGGGCGCTGTTCATCCGCTCGTACGAACGGGGTGAACGCGTGCATCTGGCCATGCTCAGCCGCGGCTACACCGGCCGGCTGCCGGTCGTCCAGGAGCTGCCGGCGTCCGCCGCCCACTGGGGCACCGCACTCGCCCTGCCCGCTCTCGCGCTCGCCGTCTGGGGTCTGACGTGGTGA
- a CDS encoding DUF418 domain-containing protein: MQSRITALDALRGFALCGILVANVRPIANVDAELLNTAVGEAWPGYLVDQRFFPIFSLLFGVGFSLMLKTAAARTDRPRLVLLRRLLVLLAIGLLHMMLLWRGDILTIYAVVGLVVLLPSTWLPRWAVVVLAGVLLVAPLAFDMNGVVLVPALFLLGSLLTRYGVTERLDRITWWPATLVFAVLAVPAAWAQSNQVPAAFAVAGLLTAGAYVCGMLALLRTPLGRALQAVFAPLGRMALTNYLSATVLVLLIGWLLGGAPGTWSETTVLLIAAGILVVQRGFSGLWLRHFRYGPVEWLWRWATWLRRPSNAYSSPSSPRGLVQ; the protein is encoded by the coding sequence ATGCAATCCCGCATCACCGCCCTGGACGCCCTGCGCGGCTTCGCGCTGTGCGGCATCCTCGTGGCCAACGTCAGGCCGATCGCCAACGTCGACGCCGAGCTGCTGAACACGGCGGTCGGCGAGGCCTGGCCGGGCTACCTCGTGGACCAGCGCTTCTTCCCGATCTTCTCCCTGCTCTTCGGCGTCGGCTTCTCCCTCATGCTCAAGACCGCCGCCGCCCGCACCGACCGCCCTCGCCTGGTGCTGCTGCGCCGGCTCCTGGTCCTGCTGGCCATCGGCCTGCTGCACATGATGCTCCTGTGGCGCGGCGACATCCTGACCATCTACGCCGTCGTCGGCCTGGTGGTGCTGCTCCCGTCCACGTGGCTGCCGCGCTGGGCGGTGGTGGTGCTGGCGGGCGTGCTGCTGGTGGCGCCGCTCGCGTTCGACATGAACGGCGTGGTGCTGGTGCCCGCCCTGTTCCTGCTGGGCTCCCTGCTGACCAGGTACGGGGTCACGGAGCGGCTGGACCGGATCACGTGGTGGCCGGCGACGCTGGTCTTCGCGGTCCTGGCGGTGCCGGCGGCGTGGGCGCAGAGCAACCAGGTGCCGGCCGCGTTCGCCGTCGCCGGGCTGCTGACCGCGGGCGCGTACGTGTGCGGGATGCTGGCCCTGCTCAGGACGCCGCTCGGCCGGGCGCTGCAGGCGGTCTTCGCGCCCCTGGGCAGGATGGCGCTGACCAACTACCTGAGCGCCACCGTCCTGGTCCTGCTGATCGGCTGGCTGCTCGGCGGAGCACCGGGGACGTGGTCGGAGACGACCGTGCTGCTGATCGCGGCGGGCATCCTCGTGGTGCAGCGCGGGTTCTCCGGCCTGTGGCTGCGGCACTTCAGGTACGGGCCGGTCGAGTGGCTCTGGCGCTGGGCCACCTGGCTGCGGCGCCCGTCGAACGCCTACAGCTCGCCCAGCTCGCCCAGGGGCTTGGTCCAGTAG
- a CDS encoding D-2-hydroxyacid dehydrogenase family protein, whose protein sequence is MLRCAVLDDYQDVALGLADWSRVRVESFREHFGRQDDLVAAIRDCEIVVAMRERTPFPAELFDRLPELRLLVTTGMRNASIDLAAAREHGVTVCGTGSISTPPVELTWALILGLTRHLVPESNAMRAGGPWQHTIGTDLHGRTLGLIGLGKIGSGVAAVGRAFGMDVVAWSANLTEERAAACGARLAPDLDALLSASDVVSVHVVLGDRTRGLVGKRELALMKPTAYLINTARAAIVDQDALAAALRAGRIAGAGLDVFGLEPLPEGHEFRTLPNVLATPHLGYVTELNYGTYFREAVEDIDAFIDGSPIRVLSP, encoded by the coding sequence ATGCTGCGATGCGCCGTGCTGGACGACTATCAGGACGTGGCCCTCGGTCTGGCCGACTGGTCGAGGGTGCGGGTGGAGAGCTTCCGCGAGCACTTCGGCCGCCAGGACGACCTCGTGGCCGCGATCCGCGACTGCGAGATCGTGGTCGCCATGCGGGAGCGCACGCCGTTCCCCGCCGAGCTGTTCGACCGGCTGCCCGAGCTGCGCCTGCTCGTCACCACCGGCATGCGCAACGCCTCCATCGACCTGGCGGCGGCGCGGGAGCACGGCGTCACGGTCTGCGGCACCGGCAGCATCTCCACCCCGCCCGTCGAGCTGACCTGGGCGCTCATCCTCGGCCTGACCCGCCACCTGGTGCCCGAGTCGAACGCCATGCGGGCCGGCGGGCCGTGGCAGCACACGATCGGCACCGACCTGCACGGCCGCACGCTCGGGCTGATCGGCCTGGGCAAGATCGGCTCGGGGGTGGCGGCGGTCGGGCGGGCGTTCGGCATGGACGTCGTTGCCTGGAGCGCGAACCTCACCGAGGAGCGGGCCGCCGCCTGCGGCGCGCGCCTGGCCCCCGACCTCGACGCGCTGCTGTCCGCCTCCGACGTCGTCTCCGTGCACGTCGTGCTCGGCGACCGGACGCGGGGGCTCGTGGGCAAGAGGGAGCTGGCGCTGATGAAGCCGACGGCGTACCTGATCAACACGGCCCGCGCGGCGATCGTCGACCAGGACGCGCTGGCCGCGGCGCTGCGGGCGGGGCGGATCGCGGGGGCCGGGCTGGACGTGTTCGGCCTGGAGCCGCTGCCCGAGGGGCACGAGTTCCGCACGCTGCCGAACGTGCTGGCCACGCCGCACCTCGGGTACGTGACGGAGCTGAACTACGGCACGTACTTCCGCGAGGCCGTCGAGGACATCGACGCCTTCATCGACGGCTCCCCCATCCGCGTGTTGTCACCCTGA
- a CDS encoding GrpB family protein, which yields MITIVEYDPAWPARFEELRAEYAAALAEAGVPVISIEHVGSTSVPGLAAKPIIDCDIVVAGQEVEAATKVLVGLGFVALGELGVPQRWAFAEPERLAGTNTYVVVDGSLSLKNHRAVRDTLRGDPELRDRYAAVKRRVAATAADRVAYGRGKNAIVQAILTAAGLTEAERASIGGNPVMIRPA from the coding sequence GTGATCACGATCGTCGAGTACGACCCCGCGTGGCCCGCCCGGTTCGAGGAGCTGCGCGCCGAGTACGCCGCGGCACTCGCGGAGGCCGGCGTGCCGGTGATCTCCATCGAGCACGTCGGCAGCACGTCGGTCCCCGGGCTGGCCGCCAAGCCGATCATCGACTGCGACATCGTGGTGGCCGGCCAGGAGGTGGAGGCCGCCACGAAGGTGCTGGTCGGTCTGGGGTTCGTGGCGCTGGGCGAGCTGGGGGTGCCGCAGCGGTGGGCGTTCGCGGAGCCGGAACGGCTGGCCGGGACCAACACGTACGTCGTGGTGGACGGCTCGTTGTCGCTGAAGAACCATCGCGCGGTCAGGGACACCCTGCGCGGCGACCCCGAGCTGCGCGACCGGTACGCCGCCGTGAAGCGGCGCGTCGCCGCGACGGCCGCCGACCGGGTCGCCTACGGGCGCGGGAAGAACGCGATCGTGCAGGCGATCCTGACGGCGGCCGGGCTGACGGAGGCCGAGCGGGCGTCGATCGGCGGCAACCCGGTGATGATCCGCCCCGCTTGA